One region of Myxococcus xanthus genomic DNA includes:
- a CDS encoding AAA family ATPase, giving the protein MSQRIPEESLPTELSPFAAVEAAYPAELNRVCEALLRGLPVMVEADKELTPYFYKCLRDRLKKDGKQFLYLDGRTAQEPPPGMPAPSMMATLIAQLRDAVRGAVRERIVVLPHLDLLTTSSGGLTSEAREVIPLLYENPEMVWVGFKDPSFAVPRVIENLFPHKESILGVGRDRLRYLITQRECRKFGRGLQPYALYKHVSGINAVRLRRLLGAITGEDYPANPKPAYAQLRSATLTGSLSVPELELHADIGGYAKVKQRLQQEILDVLAHKDTLSDPEAVKRVEALLPRGMIFWGPPGTGKTLFAKAMASSLGAAVQVVSGPELKSRWVGESEENLRQIFVRARQAAPSIIVFDELDSFASARGTYTGSGVEHSMVNQLLTEMDGFRKEELVFVVGTTNFVESLDPALLRPGRFEFQLCIPYPNSADRRAILSIYNQKLGLEMTERALDYAVKRTGDRVEGTGTRFSGDHIQALCRALARRRLREGAQGPTEAVDVERALTEFLDRPELTPMEERVVATHEAGHAVCALFCEHAPAIDRISIRGDLAGSLGHVQYADPAHRYVVTRGQLLDSICMLFGGREAEALLLDDLSLGSAHDLERATEIARELVEDLGMGGDGVPVRRFDAPGRQADRHALSDATRSTLEAAIQEVLAVQRARARDILQREKERVVALRDLLIERKVLDREAFTHLVPAPVAPKKEPALG; this is encoded by the coding sequence ATGAGTCAGCGCATCCCCGAGGAGTCACTGCCCACGGAGCTGTCGCCCTTCGCCGCCGTCGAGGCCGCCTACCCCGCCGAGCTGAACCGCGTCTGCGAGGCGCTGCTGCGCGGGCTGCCCGTCATGGTGGAGGCGGACAAGGAGCTGACGCCCTACTTCTACAAGTGCCTGCGAGACAGGCTGAAGAAGGACGGCAAGCAGTTCCTCTACCTGGACGGCCGCACCGCGCAGGAGCCTCCACCGGGCATGCCCGCGCCCAGCATGATGGCCACGCTCATCGCGCAGCTCCGGGACGCGGTGCGTGGCGCGGTGCGCGAGCGCATCGTCGTGCTGCCCCACCTGGACCTGCTCACCACCAGCAGCGGCGGGCTTACCAGCGAGGCGCGCGAGGTCATCCCCCTGTTGTACGAAAACCCGGAGATGGTCTGGGTCGGGTTCAAGGACCCGTCCTTCGCCGTGCCGCGCGTCATCGAGAACCTCTTCCCTCACAAGGAGAGCATCCTCGGCGTGGGGCGCGACCGGCTGCGCTACCTCATCACCCAGCGCGAGTGCCGCAAGTTCGGAAGGGGCCTGCAGCCCTACGCCCTCTACAAGCACGTCTCCGGCATCAACGCCGTGCGGCTGCGTCGCCTGCTGGGCGCCATCACCGGCGAGGACTACCCCGCCAACCCGAAGCCCGCGTATGCGCAGTTGCGCTCGGCCACGCTCACCGGTTCGCTCAGCGTGCCGGAGCTGGAGCTGCACGCGGACATCGGCGGCTACGCCAAGGTGAAGCAGCGGCTCCAGCAGGAGATTCTGGACGTCCTGGCGCACAAGGACACGCTGAGCGACCCGGAGGCGGTGAAGCGCGTGGAGGCGCTGTTGCCGCGCGGGATGATTTTCTGGGGCCCTCCCGGCACTGGCAAGACGCTGTTCGCCAAGGCCATGGCCTCGTCGCTGGGCGCGGCCGTCCAGGTGGTGAGTGGGCCCGAGCTCAAGAGCCGCTGGGTAGGCGAGAGCGAGGAGAACCTCCGGCAGATCTTCGTCCGCGCGCGGCAGGCGGCGCCCAGCATCATCGTCTTCGACGAATTGGACTCCTTCGCGTCGGCGCGTGGCACGTACACGGGCTCGGGCGTGGAGCACTCCATGGTGAACCAGCTCCTCACGGAGATGGACGGCTTCCGCAAGGAGGAGCTGGTCTTCGTGGTGGGCACCACCAACTTCGTGGAGTCCCTGGACCCCGCGCTGCTGCGCCCGGGCCGCTTCGAGTTCCAGCTCTGCATCCCCTACCCCAACAGCGCGGACCGGCGCGCCATCCTGTCCATCTACAACCAGAAGCTGGGCCTGGAGATGACGGAGCGCGCGCTGGACTACGCGGTGAAGCGCACGGGTGACCGCGTGGAAGGCACTGGCACGCGCTTCTCTGGCGACCACATCCAGGCCCTGTGCCGGGCACTCGCACGTCGGCGGTTGCGCGAAGGCGCCCAGGGCCCCACCGAGGCGGTGGACGTGGAGCGCGCCCTCACGGAGTTCCTGGACCGGCCGGAGCTCACGCCCATGGAGGAGCGCGTCGTGGCCACACACGAGGCGGGGCACGCGGTATGCGCGCTCTTCTGTGAGCACGCGCCCGCCATCGACCGCATCAGCATCCGGGGTGACCTGGCGGGCTCGCTGGGGCACGTGCAGTACGCGGACCCGGCGCACCGGTACGTCGTCACGCGAGGCCAGTTGCTGGACAGCATCTGCATGCTCTTCGGCGGCCGGGAGGCGGAGGCGCTGCTCCTGGATGACCTCTCCCTGGGCAGCGCACATGACCTGGAGCGCGCCACGGAGATTGCGCGCGAGTTGGTGGAGGACCTGGGCATGGGCGGAGACGGCGTGCCCGTGCGGCGCTTTGATGCACCGGGACGGCAGGCGGACCGGCATGCCCTGTCCGACGCGACGCGAAGCACGCTGGAGGCCGCGATTCAGGAAGTCCTGGCCGTCCAACGGGCCCGGGCCCGCGATATCCTCCAGCGCGAGAAGGAGCGGGTCGTGGCCCTGAGAGATTTGCTCATCGAACGCAAGGTGTTGGACCGCGAGGCCTTCACCCATCTGGTGCCCGCGCCCGTGGCGCCGAAGAAGGAGCCCGCGCTTGGCTAG